From Bordetella flabilis, the proteins below share one genomic window:
- a CDS encoding RNA-binding S4 domain-containing protein, whose translation MQTIEFDLAPGALHIEVNHLLKVTGVCDSGGAAKAMVADGMVSVDGAVETRKTAKIRAGQTVSCADVRIVVRQGAEA comes from the coding sequence ATGCAAACCATCGAATTCGACCTCGCGCCCGGCGCTCTCCATATTGAAGTAAACCACCTGCTCAAGGTCACGGGCGTCTGCGATAGCGGTGGCGCCGCCAAGGCCATGGTGGCGGACGGCATGGTCAGCGTGGACGGGGCGGTGGAAACGCGCAAGACGGCGAAGATCCGTGCCGGACAAACGGTGAGCTGCGCGGATGTGCGCATCGTTGTGCGCCAGGGCGCCGAAGCATGA